One region of Jonesiaceae bacterium BS-20 genomic DNA includes:
- a CDS encoding SdrD B-like domain-containing protein produces MKRFLATAAAFSMLGAVGVVGAQTAYAGPGDGTITVHVVEDKDGDKVRTNADSNLQGVTVTLTNAAGEEHTGVTGTNGQLRMTAAQNPLTGGVYRVEVTNPDPDRFTEAQVGSNYVDPQLAPAVSFIDVTAGKAANISVGFVDLAGPIDLNPTLFSAIHPDNIWAVTEDEPEIYKISANLQESKPTQVTARGTVGTVYGMGVDPVTRDLFAGAFAKRGSDYGPGGPGAVYRVNPDTGASSVYVTVPDVGTTAHNFADKQDFAFRTAVGRESLGDVDVSPDGKWLSVMNLKTDSIVVYPVQSAPNPAPIQTLAITPQDCSTDWAPFAIEQSGDTVYVGATCGETIKAYVLEYERAVDGTLTFIDVVMESDLTTIPGRNLQQVFSGSLTCFTAKWNAWSDDIPQDCIDGATPYPLGPPNPKSFDTFAWQFAFAQPQLADIEVMNDGKLAVSFRDRSGDQYSSILYVGERSTGGDAYHTNIPAGDLLFACGDGANGFVLNCGATTENVKEDVVLFHLEAAFGGIAYMPATDHIITNQIDPDGTVNRIGLRGYQSNGVVYNDASDWGDGVILTSGFKKAAGLADIEVLLKALTQQVGNRVWIDTDKDGIQGPDEPAVPGVQVSLYNEEGVVIATTETDANGEYYFDTDDGLAPETNYEIRLDRPADFEAGGPLEGMSVTQTSAAGSEAIDNNGVLSSGVVVAAFTSPVQGTNDHSIDFGFIETTLVSVGDYVWIDANDNGVQDAGEVPVAGVTVNLLSADGETVVATTTTDADGYYVFTDLPVDTDYVVEFPTTVTVDGVEYVLTEPNRGGDDAADSDADVSTGRVSITTPSSGENLDGPGEADDPTIDAGYVPVPPVLVSVGDYVWIDANDDGVQDAGEVPVAGVTVNLLSADGETVVATTTTDADGYYVFTDLPVDTDYVVEFPTTVTVDGDEYVLTGPNRGGDDAADSNADVSTGRVSITTPSSGENLDGPGEADDPTIDAGYVPVVVPPVLVSIGDLVWIDEDGNGIQDEGEPGVPGVTVILETPDGQEVATTETDEDGFYVFPDLDPETEYVVKFPPTVTVDGVEYELTPPSQGDDVAKDSNPDPETGKTPVVTTPSSGENSDGPGEADDPTIDAGYVPVPPVLVSVGDYVWIDANDDGVQDAGEVPVAGVTVNLLSADGETVVATTTTDADGYYVFTDLPVDTDYVVEFPTTVTVDGDEYVLTGPNRGGNDSNDSDADVATGQVAVMTPTGHRDGTPGNSGLPGQADDPTIDAGYVPVPVPPVLVSIGDYVWIDANDNGIQDEGEAPVADVTVRLLDADGQTIRTTTTDPNGFYSFTDLDLDTDYVVVFPPSVSVEGQEYLLTQPGQGGNSANDSNPNTISGQAPVTTPTSGNNSGAPGETDDPTIDAGYVPVPAPPVLVSVGDYVWIDANDNGIQDEGEAPVAGATVTLYAADGETVIAVTQTDADGYYAFTDLPVETEFIIEFPVTVTVEGKVYPLTEPNRGGDDAGDSDANVSTGRVSITTPSSGNNSGAPGEADDPTIDAGYVPVLVSIGDLVWIDEDGNGIQDEGEPGVPGVTVILETPDGQEVATTETDEDGFYVFPDLDPETEYVVKFPPTVTVDDVEYELTPPSQGDDRTKDSNPDPDTGKTPLITTPSEGNNSTEPGTADLPTIDAGYKPVPVPEPVVVSIGDYVWVDKDGDGKQDPNEPGIPGVTVKLLTPEGKEIKRTVTDKDGFYSFTDLTPGTDFIIEFPTTVMIQDVEYVLTTPDQGNDDGKDSDADTKTGRVSVTTPEDGLNLSEPGKTDNPTFDAGFVPVEEAPTLVSVGDFVWVDKDGDGKQNPNEPGIPGVTVRLLSPEGKEIKTAVTDKDGFYSFTDLTPDTEYIIEFPTTVTVDGKQHKLTVSGKGGNPALDSDADSKSGRVLIKTPKTGTNSGAPGEADDPTIDAGFVIVSSGDLPTTGGESPWPVLIGAMLIVGAGALLMRARSRKTL; encoded by the coding sequence ATGAAAAGGTTCTTAGCAACCGCCGCGGCATTTTCCATGCTTGGAGCCGTGGGCGTGGTTGGGGCACAAACTGCATATGCAGGCCCCGGGGACGGAACAATCACCGTCCATGTAGTCGAAGATAAAGATGGTGACAAGGTCCGTACGAACGCGGACTCTAATCTACAAGGTGTCACCGTAACGCTTACGAATGCTGCTGGAGAAGAACACACCGGTGTGACCGGAACGAACGGGCAACTGCGAATGACCGCAGCCCAGAACCCGCTCACAGGCGGGGTGTACCGAGTAGAAGTTACTAATCCTGATCCTGATCGATTCACCGAGGCGCAGGTAGGAAGCAACTACGTAGATCCACAGCTTGCGCCAGCCGTTTCATTTATTGATGTGACCGCTGGTAAAGCTGCAAACATCTCGGTTGGGTTTGTCGATCTAGCCGGGCCGATTGATCTTAATCCAACGTTGTTCTCAGCCATCCACCCAGACAATATCTGGGCGGTAACCGAGGACGAACCAGAGATTTACAAGATCAGTGCGAATCTTCAGGAAAGTAAACCAACTCAGGTAACCGCACGTGGAACCGTGGGAACGGTTTACGGCATGGGGGTAGACCCGGTTACCCGTGACCTCTTTGCCGGCGCGTTTGCTAAACGTGGTTCAGACTATGGCCCGGGCGGTCCCGGAGCTGTCTACCGGGTGAACCCAGACACTGGCGCTTCATCCGTGTATGTCACGGTTCCCGATGTGGGGACCACCGCTCACAACTTTGCGGATAAGCAGGACTTTGCCTTCCGCACGGCTGTAGGCCGCGAGTCCTTGGGTGATGTGGATGTTAGCCCGGATGGCAAGTGGCTCAGTGTTATGAACCTGAAGACCGACTCAATCGTGGTCTATCCGGTTCAAAGTGCACCTAACCCTGCACCAATCCAAACCTTGGCGATCACACCGCAGGATTGCTCAACAGACTGGGCGCCATTTGCGATTGAGCAGTCAGGTGACACCGTTTACGTCGGTGCCACCTGCGGTGAAACTATTAAGGCGTACGTTCTGGAATACGAGCGTGCCGTGGATGGCACCCTGACGTTTATCGATGTGGTCATGGAAAGTGACCTCACCACAATTCCAGGGCGCAACTTGCAACAAGTGTTTTCTGGATCGCTCACCTGCTTCACTGCCAAGTGGAATGCCTGGAGCGACGACATTCCGCAAGACTGTATAGACGGAGCGACCCCTTACCCTTTGGGCCCGCCAAATCCTAAGAGCTTCGACACCTTTGCTTGGCAGTTTGCCTTTGCTCAGCCACAACTCGCGGACATTGAGGTCATGAATGACGGAAAGCTAGCCGTGAGTTTCCGTGACCGTAGTGGCGATCAGTACAGTTCCATCTTGTATGTGGGTGAGCGTTCCACTGGCGGCGACGCATACCACACCAACATTCCTGCGGGAGACCTCCTATTTGCTTGCGGTGATGGGGCAAACGGATTTGTCTTGAATTGCGGTGCTACCACCGAGAATGTCAAAGAAGACGTGGTTTTATTCCACTTAGAAGCAGCATTTGGCGGCATCGCTTACATGCCCGCAACAGACCACATCATTACGAACCAAATTGATCCCGATGGTACTGTGAACCGCATTGGTCTACGTGGGTACCAAAGCAACGGAGTCGTATACAACGATGCTTCCGATTGGGGAGACGGAGTTATTCTGACGTCCGGCTTCAAGAAGGCAGCCGGCCTAGCTGACATTGAAGTACTGCTTAAAGCTCTAACCCAACAGGTGGGTAACCGAGTTTGGATTGATACCGACAAGGACGGAATCCAAGGCCCCGATGAGCCAGCGGTTCCAGGAGTTCAAGTATCTCTGTATAACGAGGAAGGGGTAGTCATTGCGACAACCGAAACCGATGCCAACGGCGAGTACTACTTTGATACGGATGACGGTCTAGCGCCGGAAACCAATTACGAGATTCGCTTGGACAGGCCAGCTGACTTTGAAGCAGGGGGACCGCTTGAGGGAATGTCGGTCACTCAGACGAGCGCTGCTGGTAGTGAGGCCATTGACAACAACGGAGTGCTTAGTTCCGGCGTGGTTGTAGCCGCCTTTACCAGTCCAGTTCAAGGTACCAATGATCACTCAATTGACTTTGGTTTCATTGAGACCACACTGGTTTCTGTTGGTGATTACGTTTGGATTGATGCCAACGATAATGGTGTTCAGGATGCGGGTGAGGTTCCGGTTGCTGGTGTGACTGTGAACTTGTTGTCGGCTGATGGTGAGACTGTTGTTGCGACGACGACTACTGATGCTGATGGTTATTACGTCTTTACTGATCTGCCGGTTGATACCGATTATGTTGTTGAGTTTCCAACGACGGTGACGGTTGATGGTGTTGAGTATGTGTTGACTGAGCCGAACCGTGGTGGCGATGATGCAGCAGATTCTGATGCCGATGTTTCAACCGGTCGTGTTTCCATCACTACACCTTCTTCGGGTGAGAACTTGGATGGGCCGGGTGAGGCTGATGATCCAACGATTGATGCCGGTTACGTTCCAGTTCCACCGGTGCTGGTTTCTGTTGGTGATTACGTTTGGATTGATGCCAACGATGATGGTGTTCAGGATGCTGGTGAGGTTCCGGTTGCTGGTGTGACTGTGAACTTGTTGTCGGCTGATGGTGAGACTGTTGTTGCGACAACGACTACTGACGCCGATGGTTATTACGTCTTTACTGATCTGCCGGTTGATACCGATTATGTTGTTGAGTTTCCAACGACGGTGACGGTTGATGGGGATGAGTATGTGTTGACCGGACCGAACCGTGGTGGCGATGATGCAGCAGATTCTAATGCCGATGTTTCAACCGGTCGTGTTTCCATCACTACACCTTCTTCGGGTGAGAACTTGGATGGACCGGGTGAGGCTGATGATCCAACGATCGACGCTGGTTATGTTCCCGTAGTGGTCCCTCCAGTTCTAGTGTCGATTGGTGACCTGGTTTGGATCGATGAAGATGGTAATGGGATCCAAGACGAGGGTGAGCCGGGTGTTCCTGGGGTAACCGTGATTTTGGAAACTCCTGATGGTCAGGAAGTTGCTACAACGGAAACAGATGAGGACGGGTTCTATGTGTTCCCTGACCTGGATCCGGAAACCGAGTATGTAGTGAAGTTCCCGCCTACGGTGACCGTGGATGGCGTTGAGTATGAGCTGACGCCACCGAGCCAAGGTGACGACGTTGCTAAGGACTCTAACCCAGACCCAGAAACAGGCAAAACTCCTGTGGTTACGACGCCTTCTTCGGGTGAGAACTCCGATGGGCCGGGTGAGGCTGATGATCCAACGATTGATGCCGGTTACGTTCCAGTTCCACCGGTGCTGGTTTCTGTTGGTGATTACGTTTGGATTGATGCCAACGATGATGGTGTTCAGGATGCTGGTGAGGTTCCGGTTGCTGGTGTGACTGTGAACTTGTTGTCGGCTGATGGTGAGACTGTTGTTGCGACAACGACTACTGACGCCGATGGTTACTACGTTTTCACTGATCTGCCGGTTGATACCGATTATGTTGTTGAGTTTCCAACGACGGTGACGGTTGATGGGGATGAGTACGTGCTGACCGGACCGAACCGTGGTGGCAACGATTCGAATGACTCGGATGCGGATGTTGCTACTGGACAGGTTGCTGTCATGACCCCAACCGGTCATCGCGATGGAACTCCGGGCAACTCTGGTCTACCGGGACAAGCAGATGACCCAACCATCGACGCAGGTTACGTTCCAGTTCCAGTTCCACCGGTTCTAGTGTCGATTGGTGACTACGTTTGGATTGATGCCAACGATAACGGTATTCAGGACGAAGGTGAGGCTCCGGTTGCTGACGTAACTGTCAGACTGTTGGACGCGGATGGTCAGACCATCCGTACAACAACCACCGATCCGAACGGCTTCTATTCGTTCACGGATCTTGATCTAGATACCGACTACGTGGTGGTCTTCCCGCCAAGTGTCTCGGTAGAAGGACAAGAGTACCTACTCACGCAACCTGGTCAGGGTGGAAATAGTGCGAACGACTCCAACCCAAACACCATCTCTGGGCAAGCCCCGGTAACTACACCTACCTCCGGTAACAACTCGGGTGCGCCCGGTGAAACTGATGATCCAACGATCGACGCAGGTTACGTTCCAGTTCCGGCTCCACCGGTGCTGGTTTCTGTTGGTGATTACGTTTGGATTGATGCCAACGACAACGGTATTCAGGATGAAGGTGAGGCTCCGGTCGCTGGTGCAACGGTGACGTTGTATGCGGCAGACGGTGAAACCGTCATCGCCGTTACTCAAACCGACGCTGATGGTTATTACGCCTTCACAGATCTTCCTGTGGAGACAGAGTTCATCATTGAATTCCCCGTCACGGTTACTGTTGAAGGCAAGGTCTACCCACTAACCGAGCCAAACCGTGGTGGAGATGACGCTGGGGATTCGGATGCCAATGTTTCAACCGGTCGTGTATCTATCACCACGCCTTCATCCGGTAACAACTCGGGTGCGCCTGGTGAGGCTGATGATCCAACGATCGACGCCGGTTATGTTCCGGTGTTGGTGTCGATTGGTGACTTGGTTTGGATTGATGAAGATGGTAATGGGATCCAAGACGAGGGTGAGCCGGGTGTTCCTGGGGTAACCGTGATTTTGGAAACTCCTGATGGTCAGGAAGTTGCTACAACGGAAACGGATGAGGACGGGTTTTATGTGTTCCCTGACCTGGATCCGGAAACCGAGTATGTAGTGAAGTTCCCGCCTACGGTGACCGTGGACGACGTTGAGTATGAGCTGACGCCACCGAGCCAAGGTGACGACAGAACTAAGGACTCTAACCCAGACCCGGATACCGGGAAGACTCCGCTGATCACCACACCATCGGAGGGTAACAACAGCACCGAACCTGGTACGGCTGATCTCCCAACGATTGATGCCGGTTACAAGCCAGTCCCTGTGCCAGAGCCAGTAGTGGTTTCTATCGGTGACTACGTTTGGGTGGATAAGGACGGCGACGGTAAGCAAGATCCGAACGAACCAGGCATTCCTGGGGTAACCGTAAAACTTCTTACGCCTGAGGGTAAGGAAATTAAGCGTACGGTTACGGATAAGGATGGGTTCTACTCATTCACGGATCTGACTCCAGGTACGGACTTCATTATTGAGTTCCCAACTACAGTGATGATCCAAGACGTTGAGTACGTACTCACTACGCCTGATCAGGGCAATGATGATGGTAAGGATTCGGATGCCGACACCAAGACGGGCCGAGTCTCAGTAACCACGCCTGAGGATGGCCTCAACTTGAGTGAGCCTGGCAAGACTGACAATCCAACGTTTGATGCTGGATTCGTTCCGGTTGAGGAAGCGCCTACACTCGTTTCGGTAGGTGACTTCGTCTGGGTGGATAAGGACGGCGATGGCAAGCAAAATCCGAATGAACCAGGCATTCCTGGCGTAACGGTCCGTCTCCTCAGTCCTGAAGGTAAGGAAATCAAGACCGCGGTCACGGATAAGGATGGGTTCTACTCATTCACGGATCTGACACCAGATACCGAGTACATTATCGAGTTCCCAACGACAGTGACCGTAGATGGTAAACAGCACAAGCTGACCGTTTCAGGAAAGGGCGGTAACCCTGCCCTCGATTCCGATGCTGATTCCAAGTCTGGCCGCGTCTTGATCAAGACGCCAAAGACCGGAACAAACTCCGGAGCGCCAGGGGAAGCTGATGACCCAACCATCGATGCCGGCTTTGTGATTGTTTCTTCCGGGGACCTGCCAACTACCGGTGGAGAGTCACCGTGGCCGGTCCTGATCGGTGCGATGCTCATTGTTGGAGCTGGTGCGCTATTGATGAGGGCGCGGAGCCGCAAAACGCTATGA
- a CDS encoding PAS domain-containing protein, with product MTGNGASTHPVPPQDPVNYAVLAENQLIIAALKQLVEPMALSLLNTEVVVHDLSLLPNSIVAIHGDLTGRQVGSPATDLLLQQAAQRNFHSLVGYQSVLPDGRETRCTTIVVKNSHGDSVAALCTNSDVGVWHELSQILSVMTDNGRPSTEAFVQDVDELTDLLLERAITAQQVPVELMRKEHKLEVVRQVREGGMFLLRDAAETVAGALQVSRFTIYNYINEIEEAEKLVLDVEAEGTKWL from the coding sequence ATGACTGGCAATGGCGCTTCCACGCACCCCGTACCACCACAAGACCCGGTTAACTATGCCGTCTTAGCGGAAAACCAGTTGATTATTGCCGCCCTTAAACAACTTGTTGAACCAATGGCATTGTCGCTGCTCAATACCGAAGTAGTCGTTCACGACCTTTCCCTCCTACCAAACTCAATCGTTGCCATCCACGGAGACCTCACGGGGCGCCAAGTTGGCAGCCCAGCAACCGACCTCCTGCTGCAGCAAGCTGCCCAGCGTAACTTCCACAGCCTCGTTGGTTATCAGTCGGTCTTGCCCGATGGGCGAGAGACCAGGTGCACCACGATTGTGGTCAAGAACAGCCACGGAGATTCAGTCGCCGCGTTATGCACAAACTCGGACGTTGGCGTGTGGCATGAGCTTTCCCAGATTCTCTCGGTCATGACTGACAACGGCCGGCCCTCGACAGAGGCGTTCGTGCAAGACGTTGACGAACTGACCGACCTCCTGTTGGAGCGAGCTATTACCGCGCAACAGGTTCCCGTTGAGCTCATGCGCAAGGAACACAAGCTTGAGGTTGTGCGCCAGGTGCGTGAAGGCGGCATGTTCTTGCTTCGCGATGCCGCAGAAACGGTGGCCGGAGCGCTGCAAGTTTCCCGGTTCACCATTTACAACTACATCAACGAGATTGAAGAAGCCGAGAAGCTTGTTCTTGACGTGGAAGCAGAAGGAACCAAGTGGCTTTGA
- a CDS encoding PatB family C-S lyase has protein sequence MALIDQATLLRPIARETQRAARSIRWTEALAAAGDDAIALSVADMDFAAPQVVIDAVARRAQTGNFSYTYLSPEFYQSVCQWFSARHGWDITAEQIVSVGRVVEALPALLRRLTTPSAKIVVPYPAYGPIPTAVAASGREVVAWQLSFDGQYRFDLEALETLLAQGAEAIILTNPHNPTGRVWTGSELSKVAKLAAAHNALVISDEVHADLLRTGQTFTPYLTLVDAEASAIALTSPGKSFNLAGLEIANMVVPNPDLRAEVTAAVQAAGSHNPRFFAEVATIAAYSEGGPWLDELLALMDHHVGLVTQELATRLPQVTVIPAEGTYLLWLDCRTLGLSTEKLNQKLLGSGLVLTPGTAFGLGGEEFMRMNLAVPTQMLETAIDRFVTALQ, from the coding sequence GTGGCTTTGATTGACCAAGCAACGCTCTTACGCCCGATCGCACGCGAGACCCAGCGTGCGGCGCGTAGTATCCGTTGGACCGAGGCGCTAGCCGCAGCCGGCGATGACGCGATCGCACTTTCAGTTGCAGACATGGACTTTGCGGCCCCACAAGTTGTCATCGATGCGGTGGCACGCCGGGCACAGACCGGAAACTTCAGCTACACCTACCTGAGTCCCGAGTTCTACCAATCCGTGTGCCAGTGGTTCTCTGCGCGCCATGGTTGGGACATTACCGCCGAGCAGATCGTATCCGTGGGCCGAGTGGTCGAGGCTCTGCCGGCTCTCCTGCGACGGTTAACCACCCCTAGCGCAAAGATTGTTGTGCCCTACCCGGCCTACGGCCCCATCCCCACAGCGGTAGCAGCCAGTGGCCGTGAAGTCGTTGCGTGGCAGCTGTCATTCGATGGGCAATACCGGTTTGATCTTGAGGCCCTTGAAACCCTCCTTGCACAGGGTGCGGAAGCAATAATATTGACCAATCCGCACAACCCAACCGGGCGAGTATGGACTGGGAGCGAACTGTCCAAGGTGGCTAAGCTTGCCGCCGCACACAATGCTTTGGTGATCTCGGATGAGGTGCATGCAGACCTGCTGCGGACCGGCCAAACGTTCACACCGTATCTGACCCTTGTGGATGCAGAGGCCAGCGCAATTGCGCTGACCTCACCCGGCAAAAGCTTCAACCTCGCCGGATTGGAAATCGCCAACATGGTGGTGCCAAACCCAGACCTGCGAGCAGAAGTAACCGCAGCCGTCCAGGCCGCCGGATCGCACAACCCAAGATTCTTTGCCGAGGTAGCGACCATTGCTGCCTACAGCGAAGGGGGCCCGTGGCTGGATGAGCTGCTTGCGCTCATGGATCACCACGTTGGCCTCGTTACCCAAGAACTGGCCACCAGATTGCCGCAGGTAACCGTGATCCCAGCAGAAGGCACCTACCTGCTATGGCTCGATTGCCGAACCTTGGGGCTAAGCACCGAGAAACTCAACCAAAAACTTCTCGGCTCGGGACTCGTGCTGACTCCCGGAACCGCCTTTGGATTGGGAGGCGAAGAGTTCATGCGAATGAACCTTGCAGTCCCCACCCAAATGCTCGAAACCGCGATAGACCGGTTTGTCACCGCACTGCAATAG
- the nhaC gene encoding Na+/H+ antiporter NhaC, producing MREKGLPSLTLALTPIIAMFVFMGVGAIWIGLPAEPMLILSAIIAGVIAKFLGYNYTQMITMISEKIAKVMPALLILVTVGFLIGAWMVGGTIPMLIYYGLEIVSPAYIYITALVVTSIVAVCTGTSWGSAGTIGVAFMGVALGMEGVNLAIVAGAILCGAYFGDKFSPLSDSTNLAAAVTRVDLFVHIRHLLYTTVPSWIVAAIVMIIAGFTVDTAGGSGSEKVAAINGTLESAFSWNLFLLLPVVIILYGSMRKLPTIPVMLVSSAIAMINALVFQGFSLIDTFNSIVSGFSTDMFGEGFDLGAAGDDIMKLLNRGGMSSMMNTLLIAFCALAFAGILSVTRSLDKIVDSLLNVVNSTGSLILATIATAMLTIATTCNGQVSVLMPGELLRPAYIRRGLHPKNLGRTVEDAGTMIEPLLPWTAAGAYMAGTLGVATIEYVPWATFLWTGIIFAAIWGYTGFGIAKLTPQEQEQMIKELDEEAAAAANV from the coding sequence ATGCGTGAGAAGGGCTTACCCTCACTAACATTGGCGCTAACGCCAATCATCGCAATGTTCGTATTCATGGGCGTGGGTGCAATCTGGATTGGATTGCCCGCCGAGCCCATGCTGATCTTGTCTGCGATCATCGCCGGTGTTATTGCCAAGTTCCTGGGCTATAACTACACGCAGATGATCACGATGATCTCTGAAAAGATTGCCAAGGTCATGCCAGCGCTGCTCATCTTGGTGACCGTAGGATTCTTGATCGGTGCCTGGATGGTCGGTGGCACCATCCCGATGCTTATCTACTACGGGTTAGAAATTGTTTCTCCCGCGTACATCTACATCACCGCGCTCGTTGTGACCTCGATCGTTGCGGTATGTACCGGAACTTCATGGGGATCCGCCGGAACCATCGGTGTTGCGTTCATGGGTGTGGCCCTCGGAATGGAAGGCGTCAACCTCGCAATCGTGGCCGGTGCCATTCTGTGTGGTGCCTACTTTGGTGACAAGTTCTCCCCACTCTCCGACTCGACAAACCTGGCCGCAGCAGTAACCCGGGTTGACCTGTTTGTGCACATCCGCCACCTGCTTTACACCACGGTTCCATCTTGGATTGTGGCCGCGATCGTCATGATCATCGCTGGCTTCACCGTTGATACCGCTGGCGGCTCCGGCTCCGAGAAGGTCGCCGCGATTAACGGCACCCTCGAAAGTGCATTTAGTTGGAACCTCTTCCTGCTGCTGCCCGTAGTAATCATCCTCTACGGCTCCATGCGCAAACTACCAACCATCCCCGTGATGCTGGTGTCATCCGCAATTGCCATGATCAATGCTCTGGTCTTCCAGGGCTTCTCCCTGATCGACACCTTCAACTCGATCGTTTCTGGGTTTAGCACCGACATGTTCGGTGAGGGCTTTGACCTGGGTGCCGCCGGGGACGACATCATGAAGCTGCTCAACCGCGGTGGTATGTCATCGATGATGAACACCCTGCTCATCGCGTTCTGTGCCCTCGCGTTCGCCGGAATCTTGTCGGTGACCCGCTCACTCGACAAGATCGTTGACTCCCTGCTCAACGTAGTTAACAGCACCGGGTCACTCATCCTGGCGACCATCGCAACCGCGATGCTCACCATTGCAACCACCTGCAACGGACAGGTCTCCGTTCTCATGCCGGGTGAGCTTCTGCGGCCCGCATACATCCGCCGCGGATTGCACCCTAAGAACCTGGGACGCACCGTTGAGGACGCCGGAACCATGATTGAGCCACTGCTGCCGTGGACTGCAGCTGGTGCCTACATGGCCGGAACCTTGGGAGTGGCGACCATTGAATACGTACCATGGGCGACCTTTCTATGGACCGGAATTATCTTTGCGGCGATCTGGGGATACACCGGCTTTGGCATTGCCAAGCTGACCCCGCAAGAACAAGAGCAGATGATCAAGGAACTTGATGAAGAGGCCGCAGCGGCAGCTAACGTCTGA